In bacterium, the following proteins share a genomic window:
- a CDS encoding LCP family protein: protein MRRAVAASAVLLLALVLAPGPLRPPSRPTLPPAAQPTGRPPVPHGDERFLIVGLTQDQHRTDSIMVAQWDAVRHQARVLGVPRDIGVTIQGVGYTKLVHAYASGGVGRTRAAVVKLLGVPVAHYFVFSLPALRHLVDVIGGVPITVEKRMLYNDHEQGLFINLFPGPQVLDGPHAEQYLRFRNDPEGDIGRIRRQQHFLRAALAAVHRPQVWVRLPQIISTARAELGTDLTSEQLLGWVHEIDHLAPDAVSAQTIEGHPATLFDSIMRMPLSFWVPDAEDLHAKVRWLLTGTLPPLPKP from the coding sequence GTGCGGCGCGCGGTCGCCGCGAGCGCGGTCCTTCTGCTCGCGCTCGTCCTGGCTCCCGGACCGCTGCGGCCGCCATCCCGCCCGACTTTGCCGCCGGCGGCGCAGCCCACCGGGCGCCCGCCGGTGCCGCACGGCGACGAGCGTTTCCTCATTGTCGGGCTGACCCAGGACCAGCACCGCACGGATTCCATCATGGTCGCCCAATGGGACGCGGTCCGCCATCAGGCCAGGGTGTTGGGGGTGCCACGGGATATCGGAGTCACCATTCAAGGCGTCGGCTACACCAAACTCGTCCACGCGTACGCGTCCGGCGGGGTCGGTCGGACACGCGCCGCTGTGGTGAAGCTCTTGGGGGTGCCCGTCGCGCACTACTTCGTCTTCAGCCTCCCCGCCCTCCGCCACCTCGTCGATGTCATCGGCGGCGTCCCGATCACGGTGGAGAAGCGGATGCTCTATAACGATCACGAACAGGGCCTGTTCATCAATCTCTTTCCCGGTCCCCAAGTGCTGGACGGACCGCACGCCGAGCAATACCTTCGGTTCCGAAACGATCCCGAGGGCGACATCGGGCGGATCCGCCGGCAGCAACACTTCTTGCGCGCGGCCCTCGCGGCGGTTCACCGTCCTCAGGTATGGGTCCGGCTCCCGCAGATCATCAGCACCGCGCGTGCCGAGTTGGGGACCGATCTCACGAGCGAGCAACTGCTCGGTTGGGTGCACGAGATCGACCACTTGGCGCCCGACGCCGTCTCCGCTCAAACCATCGAAGGCCATCCCGCCACCCTGTTCGACAGCATCATGCGGATGCCGCTGAGCTTCTGGGTGCCGGATGCGGAGGACCTGCACGCAAAGGTCCGGTGGCTTCTGACCGGAACGCTACCGCCGCTCCCCAAACCCTAG